A stretch of Prunus dulcis chromosome 6, ALMONDv2, whole genome shotgun sequence DNA encodes these proteins:
- the LOC117632685 gene encoding mitochondrial uncoupling protein 2 isoform X2 — MADLSPRSEISFLQTFLCSAFAACFAEFCTIPLDTAKVRLQLQKKAVVGDTTGSQKYRGLFGTMATIAREEGLAALWNGIIPGLQRQCIYGGLRIGLYDPVKIFLVGSAFVGDIPLFHKILAALLTGALAIIVANPTDLVKVRLQAEGKLPAGVPRRYSGAVDAYLTIVRQEGVGALWTGLGPNVARNAIINAAELASYDQVKETILKIPGFMDNIFTHLLAGLGAGFFAVCIGSPVDVF; from the exons ATGGCAGATCTCAGCCCCAGGTCTGAGATCTCATTCTTGCAAACTTTCCTGTGCAGTGCTTTCGCAGCCTGTTTCGCTGAG TTCTGCACCATTCCTTTAGACACTGCTAAAGTCAGGCTCCAGCTCCAAAAGAAAGCAGTTGTGGGGGATACAACTGGCTCACAGAAATATAGGGGCTTGTTCGGTACTATGGCTACCATCGCTAGGGAAGAAGGTTTAGCAGCACTTTGGAATGGCATAATTCCAGGATTACAACGCCAGTGTATTTACGGAGGCTTAAGGATTGGGTTATATGATCCT GTCAAAATTTTCCTTGTTGGCAGTGCTTTTGTTGGAGATATTCCTCTGTTCCACAAAATACTTGCTGCTCTATTGACTG GTGCTCTGGCAATCATAGTGGCTAATCCAACGGACCTTGTGAAGGTTCGACTTCAAGCTGAAGGAAAATTGCCAGCTGGAGTTCCTAGGCGTTATTCTGGAGCTGTAGATGCTTATTTAACTATAGTGAGACAG GAAGGAGTAGGGGCCCTGTGGACTGGGCTGGGGCCAAATGTAGCACGAAATGCTATTATAAATGCTGCTGAACTAGCCAGTTATGATCAAGTAAAGGAG acgattttgaaaattccaGGGTTCATGGACAATATTTTCACTCATCTCCTAGCTGGTCTGGGTGCTGGTTTTTTTGCAGTTTGTATTGGCTCTCCTGTTGATGTG TTTTGA
- the LOC117632685 gene encoding mitochondrial uncoupling protein 2 isoform X1, which translates to MADLSPRSEISFLQTFLCSAFAACFAEFCTIPLDTAKVRLQLQKKAVVGDTTGSQKYRGLFGTMATIAREEGLAALWNGIIPGLQRQCIYGGLRIGLYDPVKIFLVGSAFVGDIPLFHKILAALLTGALAIIVANPTDLVKVRLQAEGKLPAGVPRRYSGAVDAYLTIVRQEGVGALWTGLGPNVARNAIINAAELASYDQVKETILKIPGFMDNIFTHLLAGLGAGFFAVCIGSPVDVVKSRMMGDSTYKNTFDCFIKTLKYEGFLAFYKGFLPNFGRLGSWNVIMFLVLEQAKNIFRV; encoded by the exons ATGGCAGATCTCAGCCCCAGGTCTGAGATCTCATTCTTGCAAACTTTCCTGTGCAGTGCTTTCGCAGCCTGTTTCGCTGAG TTCTGCACCATTCCTTTAGACACTGCTAAAGTCAGGCTCCAGCTCCAAAAGAAAGCAGTTGTGGGGGATACAACTGGCTCACAGAAATATAGGGGCTTGTTCGGTACTATGGCTACCATCGCTAGGGAAGAAGGTTTAGCAGCACTTTGGAATGGCATAATTCCAGGATTACAACGCCAGTGTATTTACGGAGGCTTAAGGATTGGGTTATATGATCCT GTCAAAATTTTCCTTGTTGGCAGTGCTTTTGTTGGAGATATTCCTCTGTTCCACAAAATACTTGCTGCTCTATTGACTG GTGCTCTGGCAATCATAGTGGCTAATCCAACGGACCTTGTGAAGGTTCGACTTCAAGCTGAAGGAAAATTGCCAGCTGGAGTTCCTAGGCGTTATTCTGGAGCTGTAGATGCTTATTTAACTATAGTGAGACAG GAAGGAGTAGGGGCCCTGTGGACTGGGCTGGGGCCAAATGTAGCACGAAATGCTATTATAAATGCTGCTGAACTAGCCAGTTATGATCAAGTAAAGGAG acgattttgaaaattccaGGGTTCATGGACAATATTTTCACTCATCTCCTAGCTGGTCTGGGTGCTGGTTTTTTTGCAGTTTGTATTGGCTCTCCTGTTGATGTG GTGAAATCTAGAATGATGGGAGATTCTACTTACAAAAACACCTTTGACTGCTTCATCAAAACTTTGAAGTATGAG GGATTTTTGGCCTTTTATAAAGGGTTCCTCCCAAACTTTGGTCGGCTAGGATCTTGGAATGTGATTATGTTTCTAGTGCTAGAGCAA GCGAAAAATATTTTCAGGGTATGA
- the LOC117633281 gene encoding protein GRAVITROPIC IN THE LIGHT 1, producing MAGKVSNFSDLIQRVAASCLLHPLAAGRHNPGNSPVSRGGGDEEDEACENESCDEHDEDDEEEEDEGEIGDGGLGFRAREDRGTSTKTKTEVMEMEMAMREVFDAVSAMKKAYVSLQEAHSPWDPEKLRTADVAVVGELRKLGVLRERFRRRCTAGGGGGGSGVVMTASTLREVVAPYEAAVEELKREVKSSEVEIQNLKEKLNGVVNISHSKKGRSLSRRKVGCSSQAQVAVAPAPELFEATMSQVREASKSFTSLLLSLMRGAHWDIAAAVRSIEAATATAITAGSFSTSSIIATQNGNAKYALQSYISRKLFQGFDHETFYMDGSLSSLLNPDQHRRDCFARYRDFKAMDPTELLGILPTCQFGKFCNAKYLAIVHPKMEESLFGDLEQRRHVLDGGHPRSEFYGEFLGLAKAVWLLHLLAFSLDPAPSQFEASRGAEFHPDYMDSVVKFAGGRVPSGQVVGFPVSPGFKLGNGSVIKARVYLVNRN from the exons ATGGCGGGAAAGGTTTCGAATTTCTCGGATCTGATTCAGCGAGTGGCGGCTTCTTGCTTGCTACACCCTCTCGCCGCCGGCCGGCACAATCCTGGCAACTCGCCGGTGAGTCGAGGCGGTGGCGACGAGGAGGATGAAGCGTGCGAGAACGAGAGCTGCGACGAGCATGACGAGGACGacgaagaggaagaagatgaaggtgAGATTGGAGACggaggtttagggtttagggctcGGGAGGATCGGGGGACGTCGACGAAGACGAAGACGGAGGtgatggagatggagatggCAATGAGGGAGGTGTTCGACGCCGTTTCAGCAATGAAGAAGGCGTACGTCAGCCTCCAAGAGGCCCACAGCCCGTGGGACCCGGAGAAGCTCAGAACAGCTGACGTGGCGGTGGTGGGTGAGCTGAGAAAACTCGGGGTGCTCAGAGAGAGATTTCGAAGAAGATGCACCGCTGGCGGCGGCGGCGGAGGTAGCGGAGTAGTAATGACGGCGAGTACATTGAGAGAGGTGGTGGCGCCGTACGAGGCGGCGgtggaggagctgaagagAGAAGTGAAGTCCAGTGAAGTCGAGATCCAAAACCTCAAGGAGAAGCTAAACGGCGTCGTTAACATCTCCCACTCTAAGAAGGGCAGGTCTCTCTCTAGGAGGAAGGTCGGCTGCAGCAGTCAAGCTCAAG TCGCAGTAGCTCCGGCGCCGGAACTGTTCGAGGCGACGATGAGCCAAGTGAGAGAGGCATCGAAGTCGTTCACATCGCTGCTCCTCTCTCTCATGCGAGGGGCCCACTGGGACATCGCCGCCGCCGTCCGATCAATCGAAGCCGCCACCGCTACCGCCATCACTGCCGGATCGTTCAGCACGTCGTCGATCATAGCGACGCAAAACGGCAACGCCAAGTACGCGTTGCAGTCGTATATTTCACGAAAGCTCTTCCAGGGCTTCGACCACGAGACCTTCTACATGGACGGCAGCCTCTCCTCGCTGCTCAACCCGGACCAGCACCGCCGCGACTGCTTCGCGCGGTACCGGGACTTCAAGGCCATGGACCCCACCGAGCTGCTCGGGATTCTGCCCACGTGTCAGTTCGGGAAGTTTTGCAACGCCAAGTACCTGGCGATCGTTCATCCCAAGATGGAGGAGTCGTTGTTTGGGGACTTGGAGCAGAGACGACATGTCTTAGACGGAGGGCACCCGAGGAGTGAGTTTTACGGGGAGTTTTTGGGGCTGGCGAAGGCAGTGTGGTTGCTGCATTTGCTGGCGTTTTCGCTGGACCCGGCTCCGAGTCAGTTCGAGGCGAGTCGAGGAGCCGAGTTTCATCCGGATTATATGGATAGTGTTGTGAAGTTTGCGGGCGGGCGGGTTCCCTCGGGTCAGGTTGTCGGGTTTCCGGTGAGTCCGGGGTTTAAGTTGGGGAACGGGTCGGTGATTAAGGCCAGGGTTTATCTGGTAAACCGGAATTAG